One region of Micromonospora ureilytica genomic DNA includes:
- a CDS encoding TIGR00730 family Rossman fold protein: MAAICVFCASSRTLDQRWLDLAAETGAELARRGHTLVSGGGCVGMMGALADGARSAGGRTVGVIPQSLVDLEVADLASDELLVTDSMASRKTLMIDKSDAFLTLPGGLGTLDELFEVWTTATLALHTKPMVLIDTDGFYRPLLDWLDTLADQTFLKPAGRDLLTVTTTVQEALNVLESHLT; the protein is encoded by the coding sequence ATGGCGGCGATCTGCGTCTTCTGCGCCTCCTCTCGTACCCTCGATCAGCGCTGGTTGGACCTGGCCGCCGAGACTGGCGCGGAGCTTGCCCGGCGCGGGCACACGCTGGTCAGCGGTGGTGGCTGTGTCGGCATGATGGGCGCGCTGGCGGACGGCGCCCGATCCGCCGGTGGGCGCACCGTCGGCGTGATCCCGCAGTCGCTCGTCGATCTGGAGGTCGCCGACCTGGCCTCGGACGAGCTGCTGGTGACCGACTCGATGGCCAGCCGCAAGACCCTGATGATCGACAAGTCGGATGCCTTCCTCACCCTGCCCGGTGGGCTGGGCACCCTGGACGAGTTGTTCGAGGTCTGGACCACCGCCACCCTCGCCCTGCACACCAAGCCGATGGTGCTGATCGACACCGACGGGTTCTACCGCCCCCTGCTGGACTGGCTGGACACGCTGGCCGACCAGACCTTCCTGAAGCCCGCCGGCCGCGACCTCCTGACGGTCACCACCACCGTCCAAGAGGCCCTGAACGTCCTGGAATCCCACCTAACCTAA
- a CDS encoding ATP-dependent helicase, producing MQAYRLVRRPGGPAREGGGTPDRASVPGSGGTSGGVVGAAGGPDGVAGPAPAVGGSGWRVDRVQAEVVGHTDGPMLVLGGPGTGKTSTLVEAVAARVAEGVDPERILVLTFGRRGATALRQRIEARIAQDGHRVLREPLVRTFPAYAFGLLRRAAAERGEPSPRLLTGPEQDLIIRELLDVVGEEPEDDPIGWPTDLRPALRTRAFAGQLRDLLMRAAERGVGPIDLARLGEKLGRADWPAAARFLREYVAVLALRDVSNRGSIAYDPAELVRAATGLLRDDEELLAAERRRLAHVYLDELADTDPAQLELLSVIAGGGKSLVAFADPDSSTYAFRGADPAGVAMFPHRFRTASGAPAAQVLLTTSYRAGPDLLAAIARLGRRLRGPAAHRRLHPLPDAPPGVVEVHTFRSATSEAAWLAHALRSAHLLDGVPWSRMAVLVRSTALQLPTLRRALHAAGVPTVVHGEDLPLHLQPAVAPLLLLLRCALEPERLDEEAAVALLHSSLGGADPLAERRLRQGLRALALAGGDRRPSGELIVEALQDPEELAGIERRWAEPAQAVAGLLAIAREAAARPGSTAEDVLWAVWHASGLAERWAGAINQGRPEAGEGDLARRRRAEAADRDLDAVLVLFDAAARFTDRLPGARAEVFLDHVLAQDLPADTIAPTADRGAAVRLLTAHAAKGLEWDLVAVAGVQEGIWPDLRLRGSLLGSERLVDVLAGRSVDGATAANVVGQTSALLDEERRLFHVAISRARHRLLVSAVASAAVGGDDHEEQPSRFLHELGPSTPPTPPSTPPTPPSTPGPPPTPPTAPGPPPGPRSEPSSGGTGGGAAGETGDEEPDRPGALPVTRPPRALTLPALVAELRTAITDPAAPAARRRAAAAELARLAAAGVPGAHPDDWWGLRVLSDDRPLVDDGDPVRVTPSAMESALRCSLRWLLERHGGSGPTSTAQGVGNLVHAAAMLAEDASADRGALLDYVAARFDAIELAARWMAGPERERAEAMVDKLLRWLATNPRRLLAIEHEFAVRLDDPNRPVDLTGRVDRLEVDEAGRLVVIDLKTGKSTAVTGSDLAEHPQLGAYQAAVEAGAFAEFGDESGGAALVQLGTTAKDAREQNQPAASEGPAAGWATALVRRTADTMAAATFAAVANSKCRVCPVRTSCPVSGQGRQVVEPPTVRRAREGEE from the coding sequence ATGCAGGCGTACCGGTTGGTGCGGCGGCCCGGAGGGCCGGCGCGGGAGGGCGGGGGGACGCCTGACCGTGCTTCCGTGCCTGGCAGCGGCGGCACGTCTGGGGGCGTTGTCGGCGCGGCGGGTGGGCCCGACGGCGTGGCCGGGCCCGCGCCGGCGGTCGGCGGCAGCGGCTGGCGGGTCGATCGGGTGCAGGCCGAGGTGGTCGGGCACACCGACGGGCCGATGCTCGTGCTCGGAGGCCCGGGCACCGGCAAGACCAGCACGCTTGTCGAGGCGGTCGCCGCCCGGGTGGCCGAGGGGGTCGACCCCGAACGGATCCTCGTGCTGACCTTCGGCCGCCGAGGCGCCACCGCGCTGCGGCAGCGCATCGAGGCCCGGATCGCGCAGGACGGCCACCGGGTGCTGCGCGAGCCGCTGGTGCGCACCTTCCCGGCGTACGCCTTCGGGTTGCTCCGCCGCGCCGCCGCCGAGCGGGGCGAACCGTCGCCCCGGCTGCTCACCGGCCCCGAGCAGGATCTGATCATCCGTGAGCTGCTGGACGTGGTGGGCGAGGAGCCCGAGGACGACCCGATCGGCTGGCCGACCGACCTGCGCCCCGCCCTACGGACCCGGGCGTTCGCCGGCCAGCTGCGCGACCTGCTCATGCGCGCCGCCGAACGCGGCGTGGGCCCGATCGACCTGGCCCGGCTGGGTGAGAAGCTAGGCCGCGCCGACTGGCCGGCCGCCGCCCGCTTCCTCCGGGAGTACGTCGCAGTGCTCGCGCTGCGCGACGTCAGCAACCGAGGCTCCATCGCGTACGACCCGGCGGAGCTGGTCCGGGCGGCCACCGGGCTGCTGCGCGACGACGAGGAGTTGCTGGCCGCCGAGCGCCGCCGCCTCGCCCACGTCTACCTCGACGAGTTGGCCGACACCGACCCCGCCCAACTGGAGTTGCTCTCGGTCATCGCGGGCGGGGGCAAGTCCCTGGTCGCGTTCGCCGACCCGGATTCCTCCACGTACGCCTTCCGGGGCGCCGATCCGGCCGGGGTGGCGATGTTCCCGCACCGCTTCCGGACGGCTTCCGGCGCGCCGGCCGCGCAGGTGCTGCTGACCACGTCGTACCGTGCCGGGCCGGATCTGCTCGCGGCGATCGCCCGGCTGGGTCGCCGGCTGCGGGGTCCGGCCGCGCACCGCCGGCTGCACCCCCTGCCGGACGCGCCGCCCGGCGTGGTCGAGGTGCACACGTTCCGCTCGGCGACCAGCGAGGCCGCCTGGTTGGCCCACGCGCTGCGTTCGGCTCACCTGCTCGACGGCGTGCCCTGGTCGCGGATGGCGGTGCTGGTGCGGTCGACCGCGTTGCAGCTGCCCACCCTGCGACGGGCCCTGCACGCCGCCGGCGTACCCACTGTGGTGCACGGGGAGGATCTGCCCCTGCACCTGCAACCGGCGGTCGCGCCGCTGCTGCTCCTGCTGCGCTGCGCCTTGGAGCCGGAACGACTCGACGAGGAGGCGGCCGTCGCACTGCTGCACTCGTCACTGGGCGGGGCCGACCCGCTGGCCGAGCGGCGGCTGCGGCAGGGCCTGCGCGCGCTCGCGTTGGCCGGCGGTGACCGACGCCCCTCCGGGGAGCTGATCGTCGAGGCGTTGCAGGACCCGGAGGAGTTGGCGGGCATCGAGCGGCGCTGGGCGGAGCCGGCGCAGGCGGTGGCCGGGCTGCTGGCCATCGCACGCGAAGCCGCCGCCCGGCCGGGTTCGACCGCCGAGGACGTGCTCTGGGCCGTCTGGCACGCCAGTGGTCTCGCCGAGCGGTGGGCCGGCGCGATCAACCAGGGGCGCCCGGAGGCCGGCGAGGGCGACCTGGCCCGGCGGCGGCGGGCCGAGGCCGCCGACCGCGACCTGGACGCCGTGCTGGTCCTCTTCGACGCGGCGGCCCGGTTCACCGACCGGCTGCCGGGCGCGCGCGCCGAGGTCTTCCTCGACCACGTGCTCGCCCAGGACCTGCCGGCCGACACCATCGCGCCGACCGCCGACCGGGGTGCGGCGGTACGCCTGCTCACCGCGCACGCCGCGAAGGGCCTGGAATGGGATCTCGTCGCGGTGGCCGGCGTACAGGAGGGCATCTGGCCGGACCTGCGACTACGCGGCAGCCTGCTCGGCTCCGAGCGACTGGTCGACGTGCTGGCCGGCCGGTCGGTCGACGGCGCGACAGCGGCGAACGTGGTGGGTCAGACCTCAGCGTTGCTGGACGAGGAGCGTCGGCTCTTCCACGTCGCCATCAGCCGGGCCCGGCACCGACTGCTGGTCAGCGCCGTGGCGTCGGCCGCCGTCGGCGGTGACGATCACGAGGAGCAGCCGAGCCGGTTCCTGCACGAGCTGGGCCCGAGCACCCCGCCCACGCCGCCGAGCACCCCGCCCACGCCGCCGAGCACGCCCGGCCCCCCGCCCACGCCGCCGACAGCGCCCGGCCCGCCGCCCGGTCCACGCAGCGAGCCGTCCTCGGGCGGCACCGGAGGCGGTGCTGCGGGCGAGACCGGTGATGAGGAGCCGGACCGCCCCGGGGCACTGCCGGTGACCCGTCCACCTCGGGCGCTCACCCTGCCGGCGTTGGTCGCGGAACTGCGTACCGCCATCACCGACCCGGCCGCCCCGGCGGCCCGGCGGCGCGCCGCGGCGGCCGAACTCGCCCGGCTCGCCGCCGCCGGGGTGCCCGGCGCGCACCCCGACGACTGGTGGGGGTTGCGGGTGCTCTCCGACGACCGGCCGCTCGTCGACGACGGAGACCCGGTGCGGGTCACCCCGTCGGCCATGGAGAGCGCCCTGCGGTGCAGCCTCCGCTGGCTGCTGGAACGGCATGGCGGCAGCGGCCCGACCAGCACCGCGCAGGGAGTCGGCAACTTGGTGCACGCTGCCGCGATGCTCGCCGAGGACGCCAGTGCCGACCGCGGCGCGCTGCTCGACTACGTGGCGGCCCGGTTCGACGCGATCGAGCTGGCGGCCCGGTGGATGGCCGGGCCGGAGCGGGAACGCGCCGAGGCGATGGTCGACAAGTTGCTGCGCTGGCTGGCCACCAACCCGCGTCGGTTGCTCGCGATCGAGCACGAGTTCGCCGTCCGCCTGGATGATCCGAATCGGCCCGTCGACCTGACCGGTCGGGTCGACCGGCTGGAGGTCGACGAGGCCGGGCGGCTCGTGGTGATCGACCTGAAGACCGGCAAGTCCACAGCTGTCACCGGCAGCGACCTGGCGGAACACCCACAGCTCGGCGCCTACCAGGCGGCGGTGGAGGCGGGGGCGTTCGCCGAGTTCGGTGACGAGTCCGGGGGTGCCGCGCTGGTGCAGCTCGGGACCACCGCCAAGGACGCCAGGGAGCAGAACCAGCCGGCGGCCAGCGAGGGGCCGGCGGCCGGTTGGGCGACCGCGCTGGTCCGGCGGACCGCCGATACGATGGCAGCCGCCACGTTCGCCGCGGTGGCCAACTCGAAGTGCCGGGTCTGCCCGGTGCGCACCAGCTGCCCGGTCTCCGGGCAGGGCCGCCAGGTCGTCGAGCCGCCCACCGTCCGGCGCGCCCGTGAGGGTGAGGAGTGA
- a CDS encoding ATP-dependent helicase → MSQPTLFGAGPAPTPRLADSGPRYTPVELAKLLRLPAPTREQAAIIAAPVEPLLVVAGAGSGKTETMAARVVWLVANSYVRPEQILGLTFTRKAAGELAHRVRARLDQLIRRLGRQGRDPLDDPLAGEPTVSTYHSYAGRIVTEHGLRAGYEPSTRLLTEASRWQLVDLLVRNYDGDMSEVDRMPSTITDAVLALAGELDEHLVAPDDLAAWTGRFFAEVQSRPGRVYADVRKALGLQQTRLRLLPLVRAYARRKEDFEAMDFADQLARAARVARDHPGVGVIERDRFRVVLLDEYQDTSHAQVVLLNALFGGGHPVTAVGDPCQSIYGWRGASAGTLDRFPTEFARANGEPAPALGLTTSWRNRPEILRVANALSTPLRAAGARVPELRSALTVRDPIPHRSPSGAAGGTVHCAMLPTYADEADWIADSVLAAWRGAAGMPGAAPEHIPVAQRPTTAVLVRVRSQIPAIESALRARGLPVEVVGLGGLLDTPEVRDVVCTLRVLADPTDGAALLRLLTGARWRIGPRDLVALHRRARAIANARRQVAADDDAAEISPDLLDEATLVEALADLGPAQAYSAEGFARLRAYGRELALLRYRLDQALPDLIADIERTIGLDVEVAVRAGRDGAGDAGLARGHLDALGDVAARFSGETPGATLSGFLSYLAAAEDEERGLAPGEVEVVDGAVQVVTAHAAKGLEWDVVAVAGLSRGLWPGPVRNSDHWLGGLGVLPFPLRGDADGLPELALDEAEDQRAVARAVTDFTDAWRAHDEREERRLTYVAVTRPRRLLLCSGYWWGEGTKRPRGPSVFLREMYDACLDGGPGHLIDAWAPEPTPDATNPTAEVVLRAEWPADPLGGRRPALAEAAGLVRRLMADGPAAALPGPVGPVLAGPVTAHGSEVELAEPVEPEVDPEVARWQREADLLLAERAELTRLSGAVEVALPGALSVTQLVALRRDPAALARTLRRPVPTEPNPYARRGTAFHAWLEQRFGADRLLDLDELPGAADADAAPDEALVELQERFLASEWADRSPVEVEVPFATVIAGVVVRGRMDAVFARPGGRFDVVDWKTGAQPTGSAAEVAAVQLAVYRLAWAELAGVPVDRVGAAFHYVRHGVTVRPADLLDVTGLTAMIAQLPEDSARS, encoded by the coding sequence GTGAGTCAGCCCACCCTGTTCGGCGCGGGTCCCGCGCCGACGCCCCGGCTCGCGGACTCCGGCCCCCGGTACACGCCTGTGGAGCTGGCCAAGCTGCTGCGGTTGCCGGCGCCCACCCGGGAGCAGGCCGCGATCATCGCCGCCCCGGTGGAGCCGCTGCTGGTGGTCGCGGGCGCCGGGTCGGGCAAGACCGAGACGATGGCCGCGCGGGTGGTCTGGCTGGTGGCCAACTCGTACGTGCGGCCGGAGCAGATCCTCGGGTTGACCTTCACCCGCAAGGCGGCCGGCGAGCTGGCCCATCGCGTACGGGCCCGGCTCGACCAGCTGATCCGCCGCCTCGGCCGGCAGGGACGGGACCCGCTGGACGATCCGCTCGCGGGCGAGCCCACCGTCTCCACCTACCACTCGTACGCGGGGCGGATCGTCACCGAGCACGGGCTGCGGGCCGGCTACGAGCCGTCCACCCGGCTGCTCACCGAGGCGTCCCGCTGGCAGTTGGTCGACCTGCTGGTGCGCAACTACGACGGCGACATGTCCGAGGTGGACCGGATGCCGAGCACCATCACCGACGCGGTGCTGGCGCTCGCCGGGGAGTTGGACGAGCATCTGGTCGCGCCGGACGACCTGGCGGCCTGGACCGGTCGGTTCTTCGCCGAGGTGCAGTCCCGGCCGGGTCGGGTGTACGCCGACGTGCGCAAGGCACTCGGCCTCCAGCAGACCCGGTTGCGCCTGTTGCCGCTGGTGCGGGCGTACGCCCGGCGCAAGGAGGACTTCGAGGCGATGGACTTCGCCGACCAGCTCGCCCGGGCGGCCCGGGTGGCCCGGGACCACCCGGGGGTCGGTGTGATCGAGCGGGACCGCTTCCGGGTGGTGCTGCTCGACGAGTACCAGGACACCAGCCACGCCCAGGTGGTGTTGCTCAACGCCCTGTTCGGCGGTGGGCACCCGGTGACCGCGGTGGGCGACCCGTGCCAGTCGATCTACGGCTGGAGGGGGGCCAGCGCGGGCACCCTGGACCGGTTCCCCACCGAGTTCGCCCGCGCCAACGGTGAGCCGGCCCCGGCGCTGGGGCTCACCACGAGTTGGCGCAACCGACCGGAGATCCTCCGGGTGGCGAACGCGCTCTCCACCCCGCTGCGGGCGGCGGGTGCCCGGGTTCCGGAGCTGCGCTCCGCGCTGACCGTCCGGGACCCGATCCCGCACCGCAGCCCGAGCGGTGCGGCCGGCGGCACGGTGCACTGCGCGATGCTGCCCACGTACGCCGACGAGGCCGACTGGATCGCCGACAGCGTGCTCGCAGCCTGGCGCGGGGCGGCCGGGATGCCGGGCGCGGCCCCGGAGCACATCCCGGTGGCGCAGCGCCCGACGACCGCCGTGCTGGTCCGGGTCCGCAGCCAGATCCCGGCGATCGAGTCGGCGCTGCGTGCGCGGGGCCTTCCGGTCGAGGTGGTCGGGCTGGGTGGCCTGCTGGACACCCCCGAGGTACGCGACGTGGTGTGCACGCTGCGGGTGCTGGCCGACCCGACAGATGGCGCGGCGCTGCTGCGGTTGCTCACCGGCGCCCGTTGGCGGATCGGGCCGCGTGACCTGGTGGCGTTGCACCGACGGGCTCGGGCCATCGCGAACGCCCGGCGACAGGTGGCCGCCGACGACGACGCCGCCGAGATCAGCCCCGACCTGTTGGACGAGGCGACCCTGGTGGAGGCGTTGGCCGACCTCGGGCCGGCGCAGGCGTACTCGGCGGAGGGTTTCGCGCGGCTGCGCGCGTACGGCCGGGAGTTGGCGCTGCTGCGCTACCGACTGGACCAGGCGCTGCCGGACCTTATCGCGGACATCGAGCGGACCATCGGCCTGGACGTGGAGGTCGCGGTGCGGGCCGGCCGGGACGGCGCCGGCGACGCGGGCCTGGCCCGGGGGCATCTGGACGCGCTCGGCGACGTGGCGGCGCGGTTCAGCGGGGAGACGCCCGGCGCGACCCTGTCCGGCTTCCTGTCCTACCTGGCCGCCGCCGAGGACGAGGAGCGTGGTCTCGCGCCGGGTGAGGTCGAGGTGGTGGACGGCGCGGTGCAGGTGGTCACCGCGCACGCGGCCAAGGGCCTGGAGTGGGACGTGGTGGCGGTGGCCGGGCTCAGTCGTGGGCTGTGGCCGGGGCCGGTGCGCAACTCCGACCACTGGCTGGGTGGGCTGGGCGTGCTGCCGTTCCCGCTGCGCGGCGACGCCGACGGGCTGCCGGAGCTGGCGCTCGACGAGGCGGAGGACCAGCGGGCCGTGGCGCGGGCGGTGACCGACTTCACCGACGCGTGGCGGGCCCACGACGAGCGGGAGGAACGCCGGCTGACGTACGTGGCGGTGACCCGGCCGCGCCGGCTGCTGCTCTGCTCCGGCTACTGGTGGGGGGAGGGCACGAAGCGACCGCGGGGTCCGTCGGTCTTCCTGCGTGAGATGTACGACGCCTGCCTCGACGGCGGGCCGGGGCACCTGATCGACGCGTGGGCGCCGGAGCCGACCCCCGACGCGACGAACCCCACGGCCGAGGTGGTGCTTCGCGCGGAGTGGCCGGCCGACCCGCTGGGCGGTCGCCGGCCGGCGTTGGCCGAGGCGGCCGGGCTGGTACGTCGCCTGATGGCCGACGGTCCGGCGGCGGCGCTTCCGGGGCCGGTCGGGCCGGTGCTTGCCGGGCCGGTGACGGCGCACGGGTCGGAGGTCGAGCTGGCCGAGCCGGTTGAGCCGGAGGTGGATCCGGAGGTGGCGCGCTGGCAGCGCGAGGCGGACCTGCTGTTGGCGGAGCGCGCCGAGCTGACCCGGCTCTCCGGTGCGGTCGAGGTGGCTCTGCCCGGGGCGCTGAGCGTCACCCAACTGGTCGCGTTGCGGCGCGATCCGGCGGCGCTGGCCCGTACGCTGCGTCGCCCGGTGCCGACCGAACCCAACCCGTACGCCCGTCGAGGCACCGCCTTCCACGCCTGGTTGGAGCAGCGCTTCGGAGCCGACCGTCTGTTGGACCTGGACGAGCTGCCCGGCGCGGCCGACGCCGACGCCGCACCCGACGAGGCTCTGGTCGAGCTTCAGGAGCGGTTCCTGGCCAGCGAGTGGGCCGACCGGTCACCGGTGGAGGTGGAGGTGCCGTTCGCCACTGTGATCGCCGGAGTGGTGGTGCGGGGCCGGATGGACGCGGTCTTCGCGCGGCCGGGTGGTCGGTTCGACGTGGTCGACTGGAAGACCGGCGCGCAGCCCACCGGGTCGGCGGCCGAGGTGGCCGCCGTGCAGCTGGCCGTGTACCGGCTGGCCTGGGCGGAGCTGGCCGGTGTGCCGGTCGACCGGGTGGGCGCGGCGTTCCATTACGTCCGACACGGGGTGACCGTCCGGCCCGCCGATCTGCTGGATGTGACGGGCCTCACGGCCATGATCGCCCAGTTGCCCGAGGATTCTGCCCGAAGTTGA
- the cspE gene encoding transcription antiterminator/RNA stability regulator CspE, with protein sequence MAIGTVKWFNADKGFGFITPDGGGADVFAHFSAIQSSGYRSLDENQRVEFEVTQGQKGPQAENIRPL encoded by the coding sequence ATGGCTATTGGCACCGTGAAGTGGTTCAACGCTGACAAGGGCTTCGGCTTCATCACCCCCGACGGCGGCGGCGCCGACGTCTTCGCCCACTTCTCGGCGATCCAGTCCTCCGGCTACCGGAGCCTGGACGAGAACCAGCGGGTCGAGTTCGAGGTGACCCAGGGCCAGAAGGGCCCGCAGGCGGAGAACATCCGCCCGCTCTGA